TCTCGTGGCAATGCACATCCCCGGTGCCGAGGATGGCAAGCTGCAAGTCCTTGTTCACGAGCTCGGGCAGGGCCTCGGTGAATATGTCCAGACCCTTCTGCGAGGCGAGCCTCCCCACCATGCCGATCACGGGCGTGCTCTCGCGCATGGGCAGCTTCATCCTGATGCGCATCGCCTCCTTGCACTCCGATTTTCCCTTCAGCGATCGGGCGCTGAAATTGGCCGGTATGAGCGCATCGTTCAAGGGATTCCACACGCCGTAGTCCACGCCGTTGAGTATGCCGGAGAGAGAATTCTTCCTGGCCCTGAGTGCGTCGTCAAGCCCCATGCCCTGCTCGTGTGAGATTATCTCCTTTGCGTACTTTTTGCTGACCGTCGTTATCGCGTCTGAGAACGCTATCCCGCCTTTGAGAAAATTGACCTTGTCCCAGAACTCGAGCTTGTCGAACGTGAAGAGGTCCCAGCCCAGGCCGGTGATGTTCATGACCTGTTTCGGGAATACCCCCTGGTAGCCCATGTTGTGGATCGTGAGTATGGTCTTCACGTTGGCGAAGGCGCGATCCTTCGCGTAGATCGTCTTGAGATAGACCGGCACGAGGGCGGTCTGCCAGTCGTGGACGTGCACGATGTCCGGCTTGATCTTGAGCCTCGCTATCGCTTCGATCGCCGCGCGGGAGAAGAAGACGAAGCGCTGCGCGTTGTCGGGGTAGTCGCCGCCGGCAGTGCCGTAGATATTTTCCCGATCGAAAAAATAAGGCTCTGATATGAAATAG
This portion of the bacterium genome encodes:
- a CDS encoding glycogen/starch synthase, which encodes MKIVHIASEAVPFAKTGGLADVVGALPQALASLGDQVFVIMPFYGRKIETLGLGVSPAAKPDLTIDVDVGGIRMQARVMKARLDLGPTFYFISEPYFFDRENIYGTAGGDYPDNAQRFVFFSRAAIEAIARLKIKPDIVHVHDWQTALVPVYLKTIYAKDRAFANVKTILTIHNMGYQGVFPKQVMNITGLGWDLFTFDKLEFWDKVNFLKGGIAFSDAITTVSKKYAKEIISHEQGMGLDDALRARKNSLSGILNGVDYGVWNPLNDALIPANFSARSLKGKSECKEAMRIRMKLPMRESTPVIGMVGRLASQKGLDIFTEALPELVNKDLQLAILGTGDVHCHE